The Fibrobacter sp. UWEL nucleotide sequence CTAGACCTGCGATCTCGAGCTCTGTTAATATAGCTAAAATATTGCCAGCCTTAAAGTTACAATCTTTCTGAATTTCCGAAAAAGTCTTCCGGAATCCCTGGAACTGCTTAAAAAGCTGGATTGCCTCCTGAGATAGGTCGCATCCCACCTGGGAGAGGCCAGAAAGGCTTGCTGTAGCCTCTGCAGCGCATTTCCCGTTCAAGGACTGCACCTTGGGTATTCCTGCCGCCAGAGGCAGGCTCTCGGGCCTGAAAATGGGTGTGGCCTTCCCTTGGTCCAGGTAAAGGTTGGGCCCGCTGGCGGCCTCGCTATCGAAGTCTCCCGGAACGGCCAGAAGTAGCTTCCCCTCCTGGAGGCAATAGTCGGCGGTAATCAGGGCGCCGCCCTTGGTCTTGCTCTGGACAAGGACGATGGCCCGACTCATTCCGCTGATGATGCGGTTTCTTGCAGGGAAGGTCCCGCGATAGCTGGGAAAGTCCCCCGGGTATTCTGTAACGATGGCGCCACCCGATTCCACAATGCGTTGGGCCAGTACCCGCCTGTCGCCGGTGAGGGGCGTCTCTAGGCCTTGGGCGATGACCGCTACTGTAGGGATTCCCGCATCGAGGGCGGCCTCGTGACAGTAGCTGTCGATACCCTGAGCCAGCCCGGAGATGACAATCGCCTTTGTCCCCATGAGGGAATTCACCAGCCGGCGGCATAACTCCTTGGCGGAATTGCTGGGGCGTCTTGTTCCTACCATGCCCACCCCGAAGGAATCTGCAGGCGGTAACGTTCCCCTGTAATACAACTGCTTGGGCCTGAGCTTGGATTCCCGAAGTAGCAAGGGAAATTCCTCATCCCGAATTTCGTGAATGTCTGAACCCGCTCTTTCATTGATCACGGGCGGAACAATCCTGCTGGGTTCAAAATCAAAAAAAATCTGGGTCATACTCTTTCTATCTTGTGCCATATGAAATACACCTTTGACGATCTTGTGAAAATCATGGCCACTCTCCGCTCGGAAAATGGCTGCCCCTGGGACCGCAAGCAGACGCATCAGTCTTTGTTGCCTTACTTGGTGGAAGAATCCCACGAGTATATCGATGCCGCCCAGGCTGGCGACAAGGTCCATATGGCCGAGGAACTGGGGGATGTTCTCTTCCAGGTGGTTTTCCACTCTCAGGTTGCAAAGGACAACGGAGACTTCTGCATCGACGATGTGGTGCAGGGTATCTGTGAGAAAATGATCCGCCGTCACCCTCACGTTTTTGGCGATGCTAAGGTGGACGACGCAAGCGAGGTCACCCGACGTTGGGAACGTATTAAGGCCGCGGAAAAGAATAATCAGGATATGGCGGGGAAGTCCGCTATGGACAAAGTAAGCAAGAGCATGCCCACGCTGGCCCGTGCCCAGGAAATACAACGCCGTGCAGCAAAGGTTGGCTTTGACTGGATTGAGGCGGAACCTGTGTTCAATAAGGCCGTGGAAGAATTTAGTGAATTCCGTTCCGAAATGCAAGCGGCGACTTCGGAAAATCCAAACGTGGACCGTATGGAAGACGAGTTCGGCGATATTTTGTTCAGCCTGGTGAACGTGGCCCGTCATTGCGGGTTCAATGCGGCCCTTGCTCTGGAACGAGCCAACAGTAAATTCGAGAAACGTTTCCGCGTGGTAGAACAGCTGGCCCGTGACGAAGGCAAGGAAATGAAGGAAGAAACTCCGGAACGTCTTCAGGAACTGTGGCGAGAAGCTAAGTCCCGAACAAAGTCGTCCAGTTCCAAGGTCT carries:
- the dprA gene encoding DNA-processing protein DprA, which translates into the protein MAQDRKSMTQIFFDFEPSRIVPPVINERAGSDIHEIRDEEFPLLLRESKLRPKQLYYRGTLPPADSFGVGMVGTRRPSNSAKELCRRLVNSLMGTKAIVISGLAQGIDSYCHEAALDAGIPTVAVIAQGLETPLTGDRRVLAQRIVESGGAIVTEYPGDFPSYRGTFPARNRIISGMSRAIVLVQSKTKGGALITADYCLQEGKLLLAVPGDFDSEAASGPNLYLDQGKATPIFRPESLPLAAGIPKVQSLNGKCAAEATASLSGLSQVGCDLSQEAIQLFKQFQGFRKTFSEIQKDCNFKAGNILAILTELEIAGLVETRDNYQFYFSGSN
- the mazG gene encoding nucleoside triphosphate pyrophosphohydrolase, producing the protein MKYTFDDLVKIMATLRSENGCPWDRKQTHQSLLPYLVEESHEYIDAAQAGDKVHMAEELGDVLFQVVFHSQVAKDNGDFCIDDVVQGICEKMIRRHPHVFGDAKVDDASEVTRRWERIKAAEKNNQDMAGKSAMDKVSKSMPTLARAQEIQRRAAKVGFDWIEAEPVFNKAVEEFSEFRSEMQAATSENPNVDRMEDEFGDILFSLVNVARHCGFNAALALERANSKFEKRFRVVEQLARDEGKEMKEETPERLQELWREAKSRTKSSSSKV